Proteins encoded by one window of Leopardus geoffroyi isolate Oge1 chromosome X, O.geoffroyi_Oge1_pat1.0, whole genome shotgun sequence:
- the LOC123594465 gene encoding melanoma-associated antigen 10-like produces MLHSPKCLCLTSEPDFQAQTEIQGLAVARVLIAEEEEEEDTSSSCSFNFSYPSTSSSLPSSLVTPVSKEEKEVEEEEPKKEPATTLSPPQNPQSPCFFSVTWSTSEGGSNSQEEEDTSFPQTSTDTESLPTDPLDEKVADLVNFMILKYRLQEPVTQAEMLMVIMKRYRKHFPVIFNKASKCLEVISGIYVKEMDPTIHSYVPVNSLDLLTRHKMLSDNQNMPENNLLIIILGVIFMGGTVSLRKTSGIS; encoded by the coding sequence ATGCTTCACTCTCCAAAATGTCTGTGCCTCACATCTGAGCCAGACTTTCAGGCCCAAACTGAGATACAGGGCCTGGCGGTGGCCCGTGTTCTCAtagctgaggaggaggaggaggaggacacttCCTCCTCTTGCTCTTTCAATTTCTCCtatccctccacctcctcctccctgccttcctctcttgtGACCCCGGTTTccaaagaggagaaggaggtggaggaggaggagcctaAGAAGGAGCCCGCCACAACATTGAGTCCTCCCCAGAACCCTCAGAGCCCCTGCTTCTTCTCTGTAACATGGAGCAcatcagaaggaggctccaatAGCCAAGAAGAAGAAGATACAAGTTTCCCGCAGACCTCAACAGACACCGAATCTTTGCCCACAGACCCACTAGATGAGAAGGTAGCTGATTTAGTGAATTTCATGATCCTTAAGTACCGATTGCAGGAGCCCGTCACACAGGCAGAAATGCTGATGGTTATCATGAAAAGGTACAGGAAACATTTCCCTGTGATCTTTAATAAAGCTTCTAAGTGTTTAGAGGTGATCTCTGGCATTTATGTGAAGGAAATGGACCCCACCATCCACTCCTATGTCCCTGTCAACTCACTGGACCTCCTTACCCGTCATAAGATGCTTAGTGACAACCAGAACATGCCTGAAAACAATCTCCTGATAATCATCCTGGGTGTGATCTTCATGGGGGGAACAGTGTCCCTGAGGAAGACATCTGGGATTTCCTGA